GGCAGCCGTCGCGCACGACGCGGGCAACGGCGCGCTCGCCGGTCTGCACGTACTGCTGGTCGAGGACAACGACGAAGTCGCGGCCGGCACGGAAGCGCTGCTGTCGCTGCTCGGTCATCGCGTGACCTATGCGCCCACCGCCGACGACGCGTTGCGCCTGATCGAAGGCGCCGCCGCGAACGACGCGTTCGATCTCGTGATTTCGGATATCCACATGCCGGGCCGCCTGAACGGCATCGACCTGGCAGAAGCGGTCGAAAAGCGGCCGGGGAAGCTGCCCGTGATTCTCGTCACGGGTTATGCGGAGGAGCTCGACCGTACGCGCACCGTCAACGTCCGCGTGCTGTCGAAGCCGTTCGACATCGCGCTGCTCGACGAGATCCTGCAGGGCATCCGCGAAGCGCGCGACGCACGACACGCCGGCGCGTGATCCGCTCTTGGTTGGGGGCGCCGCCGCGACGGCGTGAGCGCGCGCGGCGGCGGTCAGGCCAACGAGGTCAGGCCGATTTCAGCAAGCGCACCCAGCTCGCGTAGCGATCGACGAAGCCCTGCAGGAACTTGCGGGTGTCCTCGCTGACGATCTGCCCCTGGTCGTCGATGCGCGCCGGGTCGTGCTTGATGAACATCTCGGGCTGACCGAGCGTCTTCACGTCGAGGTACGCGAGCACGTTGCGCAGGTGCTGCTGTGCGAGCGCGGTACCCACCGCGCCCGGCGACGTGCCGAGCACCGCGCCCGGCTTGCCCGACCACGAGTTGGAACCCCACGGGCGCGAGCCCCAGTCGAGCGCATTCTTCAGGACGCCGGGAATCGACCGGTTGTACTCGGGCGTGACGAACAGCAGCGCGTCGGCGGCTTCGATCGACTGCTTGAAGCGTTTCGCGACTTCCGGGAAATCCGCGTCGTAGTCCTGGCTGTACAGCGGCAGCTCGCCGATCTCGACGAACTCGAACGAAAAATCGGCGGGGGCGAGCGAGATCACGGCGTGCGCGAGCGCGCGGTTGGTCGAAGCGCGACGCAGGCTGCCGACGACGACCGCAATACGATAGGACATGGCATTCTCCTTCCGGTGAGTGAGGAATCGGATCGATTGCTTCCGAATGGGCGACAAAGGTCTGTTTATAGGCAAGCCAGCCCGCGAGCCGTCCCACGGGGCCGTCCGGCCGACTTTCCACAAGGTTTTCCACAGAAATTGTGGATAACTCGACCGTTATGTTCTGACGTTACAGATTGCCCGACGCGCATCGCCGGCGACGCGCGAGACGGGGTTCGGCAAGCATAGCGCAGCACGGCAGCCGGTTCCGCGAATTCGTGACGGAACATTGCGTTGCAGGCGGAGACCGCGCCCAGTAAGCTGCACGCACCGCGATGCGTCCGCTCCGTGACGCACGCGCGATCGCTTCGAGACACCGCCATTCACCCATGCTGTCCGCACACGACGACCCCGCCTATCTCGCGCAACTGCGGCACGACCTGCTGCGCTTCGCACGACTCCAGCTCCGCGATGCCGACGCGGCCGAAGACGCCGTGCAGGAAGCGCTGACTGCCGCGTGGTCGCATGCCGGCGAGTTCGCCGGGCTGTCGGCCCACAAGACTTGGGTGTTCGGCATCCTGCGCAACAAGCTGATCGACGTGCTGCGCGCACGGCAGCGGATGGTGAGCCTGACCGCGCTCGATGCGGAACTCGACGGCGAATCGATACTCGATCGCGAATTGTTCAAGGACAACGGGCACTGGGCCGCGCATGCGAAACCGCGACCGTGGCCGAAGCCCGACACGCTGTTGCAGCAACAGCAGTTCTGGACGCTGTTCCAGGTGTGCCTCGACCATCTGCCGGAGCAGATCGGACGCGTGTTCATGATGCGCGAATTCCTCGATGTCGAGATCGCGGACATCTGCAACGAATTGACGCTGACGACGAATCATTGCAGCGTGCTGCTGTACCGGGCGCGCACGCGCCTGCGAACCTGTCTGAGCGAAAAAGGACTGACGACCGAAGATGCTGCCGGGGAAATGTACTGACGTGACACGCCTGCTGTCGGATGCGCTCGATCGGCATCTGACGCTGCACGAGCGCCTGCAGGTGCGCGTGCATCTGCCGACCTGCAGTGGATGCCGCGCCTATCGTGGGCAGATCTCGCTGTTGCGGATGGCCGCGAAGGCGGCGGCGGGGCGGGAGCCGGACGATGATGATGGGACGTCTTCCGGTAAAAGCTAGACGCCGCGGTGGCGACATATCGTTCCGGGGGCGGGTGGCGGCGCGGGCAGCCTGACGGTCGCGTCGGTCTGGATTGCCGTTGTTTACGTGTGCAGGGCTGGGCCAGGCCGCGTTGATGCAATAAGAAAAATACGCCGGGCAAGAATTATTCGAACAACGCCTTCACCGACTCGGGCGGACGACCGATAGCCGCCTTGCCGCGGTACACGACGATGGGGCGTTGCAGCAGGATCGGATGAGCGACGATCGCCGCGTAGGCTTCAGCGTCGGTCAGGTCCGCACGGGCAAGGTTCAGTGTCTTGTACGGCTCCTCGCCGTCGCGCAGCATGTCGCGGACCGGACGGCCGAGTTGCCGATGCAGCGTTTCGAGCTCCTCGACTGTCGGCGGCGTCTTCAGATACTCGACGACGTTCAGCGGCGCGCCGGCCGTATTCAGCGACTCGACCAACGCAAGCGTCTCGCGGGACTTCGAGCATCGGGGGTTGTGGTAGATCGTGATCATCATTCAAGCCTGGATGGTGGAGCCCTGTATTGTAGCCAGTCTGCGTGGGAGGCTCGGCGGGCGGGGCAGCTGAGATCGTGTGGCTTTCCTCGTGGCAGTGGGTCGCTGGCGTGATTCGGTTTAGTGATGCGTCGTGATCGCGAGACGGCGAGTGTTTGATGTCGTGGGACACACCTGAGCGAGTGGTTGTTTATGCGCATAAAGTGCGGGCACGCAACGGCTTCATGGAGACAGGGACTTGCGATTAGCCCGCCTAATGTCTCGTGAGGGCTGTCTCGGGCGGCGAAAAGAGAGCGGGGATCGCGGGACACTTGGGGTCGGTTTATGCGCATAAAGCCTGTGATTGTCAGGCGAGGTGAGATGCGGCTCCAGGCGTAGACGTATGTCGACAGGGATACGGCACCGGACGACGGTCGTATCGATAGGCTATCGTCCCAACATCATTGCGTGCCTGACGTAGGCCAGGTCTCTGCCTTGCCCTCCACTGCAGGCCATCGTTGCGTCCGGTTTATGCGCATAAACGCTGTGGGCAAACGGAACGTTGCCTCGATGCATACACGTTCAACGACGTGCCTCGTGGCCGTGCGTCTGCCTCCGGCCAGCAGAACACACTTCTCTGTGGCGTATCCCGAGCGCTCCAGCCACGAAGTCGATCACCCCGATCGCCGCGGACTTTATGCGCACAAACTTCCGGCTCCTCGGCCACTCGCCGCGTCCAGCGAGAGGGCAGCACACCGAGACATCGCCGCGACGAACCGCCCCGGCGTTGGAGCACGAGAGATCCACCATCGAGCACTGCATCGACCGCTCTACATCAGTCTCGCCATCTCCCACACGCCGTCCCAACCAGCAATCCAACCTCCACCATCCCGTTTATGCGCATAAACCGATAGTCCGAATGGCCAACGCGTAGTTGTTGAACGACAATTTCATTGAAATTCAAATATCGTCCTGTAGAATTCCAACGACCAAAACAGGAGTGAAAATTGGCCGCGGAAATCATTGCAGTCACTCAACAAAAAGGTGGCGTCGGCAAAAGCACGATTGCCATGCATCTCGGCGCCGCGTTCCATGAAAAAGGGAAGCGCGTCCTCGTCATCGACGCAGACCGTCAAAACACGCTGGTTCACTGGTCGAGCGCATCCGGCGACAGCGACAACGGCATCCCGTTTCCGGTCGTCAATCTTGCCGAAGCCGACGGCCAGATCCATCGCGAGATCAAGAAGTTCATCAACGACTACGACATCATCGTCGTGGACTGCCCGCCGTCGATCACCGAAAAAGTCTCCGGCGTCGTCCTGCTGGCCGCATCGATTGCCGTGATCCCGACATCGTCGTCGCCGGCCGATTACTGGTCGAGCGTCGGGCTGGTCAAACTGATTCAGCAGGCGCAGGTGATGAACGAAGACCTCCGCGCGGTCTTCCTGCTGAACAAGACCGAAGAGAAGCGCATGCTGACCCGCGAGCTCAAGCGTGCACTCGAAGAACTCGGCTTCCCGCTGCTGAAGACGCAGATCCCGACTCGGGAAGCGTACAAGCAGGCGATGGCGCTCGGTCAGACCGTGCTGCAAATGAACGATCGCGGCGGCAAGCTGGCCGCCGCCGAAATTCGCGCATGTGCCGACGAAATCGTCGCCATGCTGCCCTGACTTTATGCGCATAAAGGAGTCACATGAAACCCTCCCAATTCGCCAAAGGATTCCAAGCGCGCCCGGATATCACGACGAGCGAGAAGCGCACCGCGCTTGATCGGCTCAATGCGATCGACGGCATCGTCAAGTCCGAGACGCCGACCCCGGTGCCGACCAAATCAGCGAAGAAGGACATCGCACCGCCGCCTGCTCCGGAATTCGCGATCGATCCGTCCATCGACGAATCGCCGCAATACCGCGCGTGGCGCCTCGAGAATCGCTATGCGCCCGGGCAGGTGATCGAACTGCCGCTGAAGTCCATCAAGCACAGCCCGTTCAACCCGCGGCACTTCTATCTGAAATCGTCGATTGCCGAACTCGCGGTCAACCTTGCGAAGCAGGGGCAGCAGCAGGCGATCCACGTAATTCCGGATTACGACAATCCGGGCACGTATTTCGTCAGCGACGGTGGCCGCCGCGTGCGGGCGCTGAAGGAAGCGAACAAGGAGTCGGTCAAGGCGATCGTGATCGACGTGCCGATCGGCATCCAGAGCTACAAGCTCGGCTACGACCTCAACGTTCAGCGCGATTCGCAGACGGTGTTCGACAACGCGGTCGTGTGGCGCCGCTTCCTCGACGACAAGCATTTCCAGAGCCAGAAGGAGCTCTCCGAGCATCTCGGCCTCGACGAGTCGACGGTGGCCGTCGCGCTGTCGATCGGCAAGTTGCCGGAAGCGATCATGCAGGAAATGGTCGCGCGTCCCGATCGCTTCGGGTCGAACATGGCGTATCAGGTCGGCCGCTATCACAATGCGCGCGGCACCGAGGCCACGCTGCGGCTGATCAACAAGATCGTGTCGGACGATCTCAGCACGCGCCAGGTGTCGGACATCGTCAAGGGCCGCGTCGCGGCGCAGGAGACGCCGAAGGCCGCGGGCCGTCAGCGCTATGCGCAGCGTCTCGAGATCAAGCTTGGCGGCAAGTCGGTCGGCGACCTGAAGTCGTATGGCGAAGACCGCATCGAACTGCGCCTGCGTGGCCTCCCGAAGGACAAGCGCGACGCGATCCTCGAGCAGCTCGAGCGAATGCTGTTGTCGGAGTAAGGGAAACGGCCGGCAAGGCCTGGTGAGGCCGCCGGCCCTGCCCGATCGGGGGTGGGGACCGGCGGTGGCCCGTCAGCGGGCCTGAGCGGGCCTCAAGCGGCCCGCGACTGGTTCAGCGTGAACGACAACAGGTCGCCATCCGTCGGCTCGCCCCAGGTCTTCTGGGCCAGCCAGTCGAAAAAGGCCGTCTCGGCCAGCTTGGAATCGAGGCCGCGCTTGCGCCAGTCGTCGCGCAGATGCGAGCCCATCGTCGGCAACGCCTCGGACTCGAACGACTCGCGCGCCACTTCGCGCTCCGCGTCGCCCTGCTCTTCGTACAGCACCTTCGCTTCCTTGCGGCGGAACGCTGCGAACTCGCTCAGCAGGCGCGCCTTCAGATCGTCCGGCTGCGCAGCCGCAACCTTCGCGGAAGGCGTGCCGGCCGGCAGCGCGTCGACCGACTCCACCGGCGGCGCATAACCCTTCTTCAGCGCGTCCTTGAACAGCGCCGGCGCGCTCCGCACCGGCGGCAGCGTCGTGCTGCGCATCCGCTGCTCGGTCATCTGCAGCGCGGCGCGAATCCGGTTTTCCTCGCTGTCCGCATAGAGCGTCTGCGCTTCCTTCAGCGGGATCCCGAGCTTCACCATCCGGTCGACCAGCGTGCTGTCGAACACGTTCGGGTGCTCGTCGAGCGCGAGCATCGGCTGCTTGCGCTCGGTCACGCGGAACTGGATCTCGGCCACCCGACGCCCTTCGCGGTGCTCGATCAGCTCGACGAAGATGTTGGTGACCGCGTTGACTTCCGCGATCGCGGGACGCAGGTAGTCGCGCTTGAAGTACTTGTACTCGCGCTTCGCTTCGTCGCCGGCTTCCGTGTCGGGCGTGCCTGACAGGATCGGCCGCCACCATTCCCACGGCTCGCGCATCGTCAGATGACTCGGGTTCGTCAGGTAGCGCACGCAGATCTCGTACAGCGCGAGACCGGCGCTGCTGCGCAACTGGCTCTGAAACTGCAGGCTCAGCCGCGCATACTGGACCGGGTCGAGCAGCTTCTTCTTGATCTTCGGCGCGAACGAGAATTCGACCCACACGCGGCGGGTGGTCGGGTCCTCGAGAATTTCCGCATCGGCGATCAGCGTGGAAATCCCCCACTTGCGGCCCGGCTTCTGACTCGACGTCCCCGTGCTCCATTCGACCTGCACCGACACCATGCGGCGCAGGTGTTCCTTCACCAATGCGGTGTCGTTCGAATCGAAAGCAGAGTTCGCGACGATGTCCGACAGCAGCGCGCGATATGTATCGCCCGAGTCGTCGGCTTGCTGCGCGACGGCCAGCAGGACATTGAACAGCTTGCGAGTGAGGAGCGTGATCTTGCCGCTCTTCGGCTGAATGGCGATCGCCTCGACGGCCTTTCGCAATTCGGCTGAACTGGCACTCACCACATCCACATCGGTTTTCTTGGCGCGCTTCGTCGTGGCCATACGTCGGGTCGGAGGAGAAGTTTCCCGGAAGGATAGCGCCTGCGGTGATGTGCGTCCAGAACGACATGCTCACCATAGCCGGTGAAGCGCGCCGGCAAAACGGCACTCACCCGAACCGCTCCCGAAAATGCTCACCGGTCCGCCAGTGCGGTGTTCCGGACTCTTCCAGACGTGCCGCGGCATGCGCCGATTCACAGAATTTCACCTGTGCACGACACGTGCGAAATTGGCTCCCGTATCGGCTCACCTTTCGATTTGTCGTAATTTTGCGACTGCGCAGACGTGAGTTCGACACAGGGCCGCGATTGCACCTCACCGTCCCTTTTCCGACTGTGCCGATCGGCCTGTATGCATGTACAGGCGCGGCTCGCCGAGATATCGATTTGGCTTCGACACATGGAAAAGCGCGGTCGAAACCGGCACGCGCGACCCGATCGGTGCCTATTTGGCCGGACCGGGCGCGCATTGTACAGCGCGCCAATCGTATCCGGTCCCGAAAATGCTCACCTCAAGCACAGCATGTTGATTCGTCCGGGTGCCGACGAAGGCCCGACACACGGGCGACCGGCTGCCAATGGCTCCCGAAAACACTCACCTCAACGAAAAAATGCGGCACAGCAACGGGTACGGAAATGGCTCCCGAAAAATCTCACCGTAACCGCCGCGGTATCAAAAATCCCAATCTCTTCCGATACTTATGCACAGAAGGCATTTGCCTGTGCATCGCCAGGAGCCCCCGAAAAGCCTCACCTTTCGACGGGTATCCTTCATACGACAACCGTATGTCGCCCCCCGAAAATTCTCACCTGTGCCAAAAAGTGGCACAGCAAAAACGAGATTTCTTCCAGTCCTGGCGGGCTTTTCGACGAATTCCGCCAGTCACAGGTCCCGAAAAGCCTCACCTTTGACCATTTTTTCAGCAAATACGTCTCCCGGAAAACCTCACCTGTAAGCCAAGTCGGAGCCTGTGATCCATGCCCCGAAAAAGCTCACCTTAAGGCGAACGGGGCAGGAAAACCCGGATTTCCCTCCCGAAAAGTCTCACCTTTGGGGCATCACAGGCCCAGGAGAGCACTTTTGCTGTGCAAAATGGCGTCCACTTCCCGGAAATCCTCACGGCAAATTCCCGTGGAGTCCCGTGGAACCTCACCTTTCGCCAAATCTGCCCAAAAGATGGGCAGAATCGGGGCGCGAAGCAGGTCCTGCAAATTCTCACCTATGTCTGCACAGGCAGAAAACTGTGAAGTCAGGCACAGCGCGGCTTCTACGGCTGTGTGGCCCCGAAAACCCTCACCTTTAGGAAAACGTGTGTTTTACTGTGATCCCGAATCCGCTCACGACCCTTCCTGCAACGGCTCACGCAGCTCCCTGAACCCCATCACGTCAGCTCCCGCAGAAGATCACCTTGGCTCCCGTAAAACTTCACCTTGTCGGCCGGAGAGCCTTGCACCATAAGGCTGTGCCGTGGCGTTAACGTTTTTAACTAAGGGTTCAAGGGTGTTTACTTCTAATACTCTCAAGACATCGGGCTGACGAGTTTTCCACAGACACCTCAACCCCAGAACACCCACGGGCGAACAGCTCCGCTGTCATGTGAAACAAAGGCCAAAATTCGGGGTCCGCTGAAAAATACTTATGCGACAAGGACTTGGCTAACTTTCTTCGCTTTGTTTCACGGAATTCCGGCTCACCTTCGGCAAGATCGGCTCCCTGATCCGGTTTCTGTGCAAAACGACGTAAATTCACAACGGACCCTCGAAAAAAGTATCAAGTGATACGTATTTCGTTATGATTGCCACAATTCATTGTCTGTGAGCGTGGTCATGACCCTGGACGAAATGCGTCAAGTCATTCGGGAAGAACTGGAATCGCTGCGTGCAAGCGGTGCTCGGCGCCAGGAATTGTCGCTGCACGCATGCAAGCGGCTGTTTTTCGATCTCGGCATTCGGCCGTCGGCCGCCAACGTCCGCGATCTCACCCAGACCGGCAGCGCCAGCGACATCCCGAAAGACATCGACCATTTCTGGGAACGCATCCGTTCCGCCTCCAAGATCCGGCTCGACGGCGCGGCGATCCCGAAAGCCGTCGAGGAAAAAGCCGGCGCGTTGCTCGGCGCACTCTATGAAGAGGCATTGAAAGCCGCGCGCGACAGCCTCGACGCCGACCGCGAACAGGTTCGCGCCGACATGGCCGACGCCGAACAGCGCTTGCGCGACGCGACCATCCGCCAGGAAACGCTTGAAGGTGCGCTCGCGCGCGGTGAAGCGAGAAACGAGCAATTGCAGGCGCGGGTGACCGAACTCGAAGTTCAGCTCGCGTCGCAAACGACCCACGGTTCGGCAAGCGAAGCAACCTTGCTCACCACAGTCACCCGACTCGAAAAGGAGCTGGCCGCGGCCGCCGGCCGCATCGATGCCGAACAGGCACAGAACGCCGCGCTGCGCGACCGCATCGATGCTTTGCAAGCCGAATTGCAACAGCGCACCGAGCACTACGCGCAGCAAATCAAGGATGCGGTGGCCGAAGCCGAACGCCGCGTCAAGCCGATGCTGGTTGAACTGGACTCATTGCGCAGCATGGCGTCGACCTACCAGAGCGGGTTGCGCGACGTTCAGCGCAAGGAATTCGATTTCCTGCAGCAGTTGAGTTCTGCCAAGGCGCGTGCTGATCGGCTCGAGGAACAGTTGCGCAGCCAGAGCGACGAACTGGAACGCGCCACGCGCGACGTGAATTCGTTGCGCGCGAACCGCGGGATGAATCCGGAAATCGCCGCGCTGCTGCGGCGCTTGGCCGATGCCGGACAACTGGACGCGGACGCGTATGCCGCAATCGGCACCTCGCTGGATCAGGAGATTCCGGCGCCGACGCGGTGCCCGCATTGCGACGGCGAACCGGAGCTGTCACATGGCGACGAGGGTTTTGAAGTCGCGTGCCCTGAGTGCGAGCACGCTTCGGGCGCGTGGCCGTCCCGCTTCGAAGCCGTCGCCCGTTTTACGCAAACCTGACCGGGAAGCCGGCGATGCGCACAGGTGAGATGATTCGGGAAGCTTGAGGTGAGGTTTTTCGGGAGCTGTGAAACGGTGAGGCTGCGCCACGCAAGGCTGCTCACGGATCGCGTCGCGCGAGCAGCCGTTTCCTGATCAGTGAGTTTCGTCGCGGTCGGACGCGTCACCGTTGCTGTCGGCCAGCCCGTCGCGCCAGTTTTTCCACGCGCGATGCAGGCGATTCGACGAGATCGGCCGCATGAAGCCGAGCCATTTGCCGACCCGCTCGGGCGGCACGTCGTGCTCGAACAGTTCCGCCGCGTAGGTATTGCGCAAGGTTTGCGGGCTGGTGCGTGCAGTGCGCGACGACGTGAGCCCGGCCGATTCGACGATCGCGTCGATCGCGCGCAGCATCGTCGCCTTGTGCATCGGCCGTCCGGCGTGCGACGCAGGGAAGACGAGCTCCCCCGGAATCTCCTGGCGTTTGCGTTCGGTGAGCCAGGCTTCCAGCAACGCGATCGCGAACGAGGCCAGATGAGTTTCGCGTGCGTAATCCGGATGCGTCGATTCGATCCGCAGCGACGTGTTGCTCGTATTGATGCAACTAATCGTAAGCGCGCGCGCTTCGCCGGTTTTGATGCCGGCGCCGAGAAATGCGGCGACGAGTGCGCGGTCGCGACGCTCCTTCCAGTACGCGGAACCCGACACGCCGATCGGCGAAAACAGATACGCGAGCAACGTCGCGCGTTCCGCCGGTGTGAGGAAACCGGTCGGTTCGTTGTCGCGGGCCTTGCGCCAGGTCGCTTCGCCATCCTGAGCAATGAAGCGGGCCGGATTGGTCGATGCATATTCGGTGCGGCGAATATGGTCGAGCACGCGCTCGATCAGCCGCAGATAGCGCATTCGCTGCGTTTTCTTGATCGGCAACTCGCCGACGAAGTTCGCGATGGTCGGTGTATCGACCGTCGCCAGGTTCTTTTGATGCGCGCGCATCCACGCGAGAAACGCGCCCCATTGCGCGCGATAGACATCGGCCGACGAGCGACGATAGTCCTGCATTGCCAGCCATGCGTCGAACGCGGCTTCGGGCGAAAGAACCCAGTCGGACGCATCGCGGTCGAACAGGTCCTTTTCTTCCGGCGGGGCGGCGGTGTCGGGAGAGGCGGGAAGGGACATGGTATTAATTCCGTTAGTTGCGTATATGGTAGCCCTTTCCGCAACGTCTCGGGCAGCAAAAGGGTGAAGCGGCCGCCCTGCGCGGCGGTCGCGGTTGAGCCGTCAGTCGCCCCACGCCTTGGACGGGCGGTGAGGGCGCGACGGACGCACGGTATCGTGTGTCGTTGCCGCGGCTTCGTACGCGAGAACGGCGAATGAAAAGACCGCGGGCAGCGCGTTCGAGCGCCCGAAGTCGATCGGATCGTCGGTCTCGGGAAACGTCATGTCCGACGGCCGTTCGAACAGTTGACGCATGCCGGCGTCGTGCCGGCTCGCAAAGCCGAGATCGGCGAGCGCCTCGGCTTCGATTGCGTGCAGCAGGCGCCACGTCAGCGGCACGCGCTGACGGATGTAGCGCCCGGCGATATGGCGAACGATCAATTCGAGGTCATGCGCGGCAGCCTTGAAGCTGAGCGCGGCCAAATCTTGTTCTTCTGTCATTGCAGGCTCCTGTCGACCGGAGCGGGCGCCTCGGTGCGCCGGCTCCGGCCCATGCATGGCGGAATGTCCGTATACTGTACAAACATACAGTGCTTTCCGCAACTGGCCTGCAACTGACCTTTTGGCCGACTACCCGTGCCGTCAGCGATGGATCACGATCAACAAGGCCCGCGCTTCTGCCTTGCCGGGGTTGCGGATTGCATGCGGCTCATCGGCCGGGTAACGCGCGGTGTCACCTGCCTTCAGGCGTCTGCTCGCCGCGGCGGCCTCGATTTCCATTGCGCCCTGCAGCACGGTGAGGTGCTCGCGCGTGCCCGGTTCGTGCGCGTTCGATACCAGTGCGCCGCCGCCCGGCAGCGTCAGCTCGTACCACTCGAACTTGCCGGCGAGGTCGATCGGGCCCCATACGCGCAACTGGTACCGGCCGTCGTGGCCGGCGAGCGTCGGAATGTCGTGCGGGCCGTCCACGCGGATCGTCTCGGGCGTCTTCGGCTGCGAGAACAATTCGTCGAGCGTGATGCCGAGCGCGTTCGTCAGCCGCCATGCCACGGCGATGGTCGGGTTGGCCTTGTCGCGTTCGATCTCGGAGAGCATCGATTTCGATACGCCGGCTGCGCGCGACAAGTCATCGAGCGTCAGCTTGCGCTCGTTGCGCAGGCGCTGGATCTGCTCGCCCACACGCGGCGGGGTCGCGGCCGGCGGCTGCGGGGCGGCGTCGGCGGCCGGGCGCCGCGATCCGGAGGAACTTGCCATTTGGATTCCGTTCGCTTAGAGTTGTTCGATATTTCGAATTCTAGTTCGGAATATCGGATAAATGCGGTCAACCGAACGACCGACTATAACAGTAGCAGGCCGTCGCGCCGCCACGAGCGGTGCGCTGCGGAATGCGAAACCCTGTCAGGAGCTTTGCGATGCGTGATGCCTTTCTCGCCCAGGTGCGCGGGACGCTCGACCAGATCCGCGCGGACGGTTTTTACAAGACCGAGCGCGAGATCGCGAGTCCCCAGGCGGCAGCCGTGCGGCTCGCCGGCGGTGCCGGCGTGCTCAATTTCTGCGCGAACAACTATCTGGGTCTGGCGAACGATCCGCGCCTGATCGACGCGGCGAAGGCCGGCCTCGACCAGGACGGCTTCGGCATGGCATCGGTGCGCTTCATCTG
This is a stretch of genomic DNA from Burkholderia cenocepacia. It encodes these proteins:
- a CDS encoding ParB/RepB/Spo0J family partition protein translates to MKPSQFAKGFQARPDITTSEKRTALDRLNAIDGIVKSETPTPVPTKSAKKDIAPPPAPEFAIDPSIDESPQYRAWRLENRYAPGQVIELPLKSIKHSPFNPRHFYLKSSIAELAVNLAKQGQQQAIHVIPDYDNPGTYFVSDGGRRVRALKEANKESVKAIVIDVPIGIQSYKLGYDLNVQRDSQTVFDNAVVWRRFLDDKHFQSQKELSEHLGLDESTVAVALSIGKLPEAIMQEMVARPDRFGSNMAYQVGRYHNARGTEATLRLINKIVSDDLSTRQVSDIVKGRVAAQETPKAAGRQRYAQRLEIKLGGKSVGDLKSYGEDRIELRLRGLPKDKRDAILEQLERMLLSE
- a CDS encoding RNA polymerase factor sigma-70, with amino-acid sequence MLSAHDDPAYLAQLRHDLLRFARLQLRDADAAEDAVQEALTAAWSHAGEFAGLSAHKTWVFGILRNKLIDVLRARQRMVSLTALDAELDGESILDRELFKDNGHWAAHAKPRPWPKPDTLLQQQQFWTLFQVCLDHLPEQIGRVFMMREFLDVEIADICNELTLTTNHCSVLLYRARTRLRTCLSEKGLTTEDAAGEMY
- a CDS encoding replication initiation protein, yielding MATTKRAKKTDVDVVSASSAELRKAVEAIAIQPKSGKITLLTRKLFNVLLAVAQQADDSGDTYRALLSDIVANSAFDSNDTALVKEHLRRMVSVQVEWSTGTSSQKPGRKWGISTLIADAEILEDPTTRRVWVEFSFAPKIKKKLLDPVQYARLSLQFQSQLRSSAGLALYEICVRYLTNPSHLTMREPWEWWRPILSGTPDTEAGDEAKREYKYFKRDYLRPAIAEVNAVTNIFVELIEHREGRRVAEIQFRVTERKQPMLALDEHPNVFDSTLVDRMVKLGIPLKEAQTLYADSEENRIRAALQMTEQRMRSTTLPPVRSAPALFKDALKKGYAPPVESVDALPAGTPSAKVAAAQPDDLKARLLSEFAAFRRKEAKVLYEEQGDAEREVARESFESEALPTMGSHLRDDWRKRGLDSKLAETAFFDWLAQKTWGEPTDGDLLSFTLNQSRAA
- a CDS encoding DUF2471 family protein, with protein sequence MTEEQDLAALSFKAAAHDLELIVRHIAGRYIRQRVPLTWRLLHAIEAEALADLGFASRHDAGMRQLFERPSDMTFPETDDPIDFGRSNALPAVFSFAVLAYEAAATTHDTVRPSRPHRPSKAWGD
- the arsC gene encoding arsenate reductase (glutaredoxin) (This arsenate reductase requires both glutathione and glutaredoxin to convert arsenate to arsenite, after which the efflux transporter formed by ArsA and ArsB can extrude the arsenite from the cell, providing resistance.), translated to MITIYHNPRCSKSRETLALVESLNTAGAPLNVVEYLKTPPTVEELETLHRQLGRPVRDMLRDGEEPYKTLNLARADLTDAEAYAAIVAHPILLQRPIVVYRGKAAIGRPPESVKALFE
- the parA gene encoding ParA family partition ATPase — protein: MAAEIIAVTQQKGGVGKSTIAMHLGAAFHEKGKRVLVIDADRQNTLVHWSSASGDSDNGIPFPVVNLAEADGQIHREIKKFINDYDIIVVDCPPSITEKVSGVVLLAASIAVIPTSSSPADYWSSVGLVKLIQQAQVMNEDLRAVFLLNKTEEKRMLTRELKRALEELGFPLLKTQIPTREAYKQAMALGQTVLQMNDRGGKLAAAEIRACADEIVAMLP
- a CDS encoding DNA-binding protein, yielding MTLDEMRQVIREELESLRASGARRQELSLHACKRLFFDLGIRPSAANVRDLTQTGSASDIPKDIDHFWERIRSASKIRLDGAAIPKAVEEKAGALLGALYEEALKAARDSLDADREQVRADMADAEQRLRDATIRQETLEGALARGEARNEQLQARVTELEVQLASQTTHGSASEATLLTTVTRLEKELAAAAGRIDAEQAQNAALRDRIDALQAELQQRTEHYAQQIKDAVAEAERRVKPMLVELDSLRSMASTYQSGLRDVQRKEFDFLQQLSSAKARADRLEEQLRSQSDELERATRDVNSLRANRGMNPEIAALLRRLADAGQLDADAYAAIGTSLDQEIPAPTRCPHCDGEPELSHGDEGFEVACPECEHASGAWPSRFEAVARFTQT
- a CDS encoding zf-HC2 domain-containing protein, whose product is MLPGKCTDVTRLLSDALDRHLTLHERLQVRVHLPTCSGCRAYRGQISLLRMAAKAAAGREPDDDDGTSSGKS
- a CDS encoding tyrosine-type recombinase/integrase, translated to MSLPASPDTAAPPEEKDLFDRDASDWVLSPEAAFDAWLAMQDYRRSSADVYRAQWGAFLAWMRAHQKNLATVDTPTIANFVGELPIKKTQRMRYLRLIERVLDHIRRTEYASTNPARFIAQDGEATWRKARDNEPTGFLTPAERATLLAYLFSPIGVSGSAYWKERRDRALVAAFLGAGIKTGEARALTISCINTSNTSLRIESTHPDYARETHLASFAIALLEAWLTERKRQEIPGELVFPASHAGRPMHKATMLRAIDAIVESAGLTSSRTARTSPQTLRNTYAAELFEHDVPPERVGKWLGFMRPISSNRLHRAWKNWRDGLADSNGDASDRDETH
- a CDS encoding NADPH-dependent FMN reductase is translated as MSYRIAVVVGSLRRASTNRALAHAVISLAPADFSFEFVEIGELPLYSQDYDADFPEVAKRFKQSIEAADALLFVTPEYNRSIPGVLKNALDWGSRPWGSNSWSGKPGAVLGTSPGAVGTALAQQHLRNVLAYLDVKTLGQPEMFIKHDPARIDDQGQIVSEDTRKFLQGFVDRYASWVRLLKSA